In Sorghum bicolor cultivar BTx623 chromosome 10, Sorghum_bicolor_NCBIv3, whole genome shotgun sequence, one genomic interval encodes:
- the LOC8082439 gene encoding exopolygalacturonase — protein MPLRFAAALLLLLATAASSWWFAEVAAAGRVFNVSDFGAVADGRTDDSEAFLRAWTKACATPGRAAVVVPRGDYLLHPLVFRGPCKGYMEVHVAGVLRAPPGLAAFRGCREWVHFSSIDGLLVTGGGTFDGRGATAWPLNQCPQKRDCKLLPTSIKLGLVRNATITGVTSLDSKFFHVTVVGSHDVAIHRVSIRAPRSSPNTDGVHIQGSSNVRVTDSAVATGDDCVSVGPGASDVVVSGVSCGPGHGISVGSLGRYPGEEDVRRLRVANCTLAGTSNGVRIKTWRGGTWPTAVTGLVFEDIVMRKVHNPIIIDQEYCPYASCRESEQRPSAVRISDVKFRNIRGESATKVAVKLSCSEASPCRELELRDIDLRYVKRGVATQSRCAHVAGGVVGGTLVPPSCI, from the exons ATGCCACTGCGCTTCGCCGCCGCTCTGCTTCTTCTCCTGGCCACGGCGGCGTCGTCGTGGTGGTTCGCAGAGGTCGCCGCTGCCGGCCGCGTCTTCAACGTCTCGGACTtcggcgccgtcgccgacgGGCGCACGGACGATTCCGAGGCTTTCCTGCGGGCGTGGACCAAGGCGTGCGCGACGCCGGGGagagccgccgtcgtcgtccccaGGGGCGACTACCTGCTGCACCCGCTGGTGTTCCGGGGCCCGTGCAAGGGCTACATGGAGGTCCACGTCGCCGGCGTCCTCCGCGCGCCGCCGGGACTCGCCGCCTTCCGTGGCTGCCGCGAGTGGGTCCACTTCTCCAGCATCGACGGGCTGCTCGTCACCGGCGGCGGCACCTTCGATGGCCGCGGCGCCACGGCGTGGCCGCTCAATCAGTGCCCTCAGAAACGCGACTGCAAGCTTCTCCCCACC tcCATCAAGCTGGGGCTGGTGAGGAACGCGACGATCACGGGGGTGACGTCGCTGGACAGCAAGTTCTTCCACGTCACGGTGGTGGGCAGCCACGACGTGGCGATCCACCGCGTGAGCATCCGGGCGCCGCGGAGCAGCCCCAACACGGACGGCGTGCACATCCAGGGCTCCTCCAACGTGCGCGTCACGGACTCGGCCGTGGCCACCGGCGACGACTGCGTCTCCGTCGGCCCGGGCGCCTCCGACGTGGTGGTGTCCGGGGTGTCGTGCGGCCCCGGGCACGGCATCAGCGTCGGCAGCCTCGGCAGGTACCCCGGCGAGGAGGACGTCCGCCGGCTGCGCGTGGCCAACTGCACCCTCGCCGGCACCTCCAACGGCGTGCGCATCAAGACGTGGCGCGGCGGCACCTGGCCCACCGCCGTCACCGGCCTCGTCTTCGAGGACATCGTCATGAGGAAGGTCCACAACCCCATCATCATCGACCAGGAGTACTGCCCCTACGCCTCCTGCCGCGAATCG GAGCAGCGGCCGTCGGCGGTGAGGATAAGCGACGTCAAGTTCCGGAACATCCGGGGCGAGTCGGCGACCAAGGTCGCCGTCAAGCTGTCGTGCAGCGAGGCGAGCCCGTGCCGGGAGCTGGAGCTCAGGGACATCGACCTGCGCTACGTCAAGCGCGGGGTGGCGACGCAGTCACGGTGCGCGCACGTCGCCGGCGGTGTGGTCGGCGGCACGCTGGTCCCTCCCTCTTGCATATGA
- the LOC8082440 gene encoding lipid phosphate phosphatase 2, which produces MPPPPPATATARPQVYLKSHGTRVARPHLLDWVVLIFLVAVDGALNFIEPFHRFVGADMMPGLRYPLKDNTVPVWAVPVVAVVVPVAIIAGIYVRRRNAYDLHHAILGLLFSVLITAVLTDAIKDGVGRPRPNFFWRCFPDGLPEYHNVTRAAICHGDPAVVKEGYKSFPSGHTSWSFAGLGFLSWYLAGKIRAFDRRGHVAKLCIVALPLLLAAMVAVSRVDDYWHHWQDVFTAGVLGLVVASFCYLQFFPPPSGEQGFWPHSYFEHILSLEGEIQVQSTADDSSPQHPSLTLDSSPGRELRTTSQALASMESGDHRSHRSQ; this is translated from the exons ATGcctccaccgccgccggcgacggccACCGCTCGTCCGCAGGTCTACCTCAAGAGCCACGGAACCAGAGTGGCGAGGCCGCACCTCCTGGACTGGGTAGTGCTGATCTTCCTCGTGGCCGTCGACGGCGCGCTCAACTTCATCGAACCTTTccaccggttcgtcggcgcagACATGATGCCGGGCCTCCGGTACCCTCTCAAGGACAACACCGTGCCCGTCTGGGCCGTGCCG GTGGTCGCCGTCGTTGTGCCGGTGGCCATCATCGCCGGGATATACGTGAGGAGGAGGAACGCGTACGACCTGCACCACGCCATTCTCGGCCTTCTCTTCTCCGTGCTTATAACCGCCGTCCTGACCGACGCCATCAAGGACGGCGTCGGCCGGCCGCGCCCCAACTTCTTCTGGCGATGCTTTCCTGACGGTCTGCCG GAGTACCACAACGTGACTCGAGCAGCCATCTGCCATGGAGACCCGGCGGTGGTCAAAGAAGGGTACAAGAGCTTCCCAAGCGGCCACACCTCAT GGTCGTTCGCCGGGCTGGGATTCCTGTCCTGGTACCTGGCCGGCAAGATCAGGGCGTTCGACCGGCGAGGGCACGTCGCCAAGCTCTGCATCGTCGCCCTGCCGCTGCTGCTCGCCGCGATGGTCGCCGTGTCCAGGGTCGACGACTACTGGCACCACTGGCAGGACGTGTTCACCGCCGGAGTTCTCG GATTGGTGGTTGCTTCCTTCTGCTATCTGCAGTTCTTCCCACCACCATCTGGTGAACAAG GATTTTGGCCTCATTCCTACTTTGAGCACATCCTCAGCCTGGAGGGTGAGATCCAAGTGCAGTCAACAGCTGACGACTCGAGTCCTCAACACCCGTCACTGACACTTGACTCGTCGCCAGGTCGTGAGTTGAGAACCACTAGCCAAGCACTGGCTTCCATGGAGTCAGGAGACCACAGATCTCATCGATCTCAGTGA